The DNA window ATATAGATCAGGGTTCTATAAATTTTTTATCCAGTAATCCAAATTTTAGTGTAATAAAATTTATGAGTCTGAAAAAGTTTGAGAAGAAGGTTAAAAGAAAAAAAGTATTTAAGAGCATATCTCTTAGGTGAATGTTACTTGTATTTACATTGTAACAGATTAATCTAGCGCATTTACTCCTCTTTCCAATGTTCTTACTCGTAAAACATCTTCAACAGGCTTGATACTAATATAATCATCTATATCATCTGTTTTTATAGATTTTATTGCATCAACAACGTAGGAAACCTCATCTGATCTGATGGTCATGATTAGTTCTGTTCTCATTTTCATTCGGGCTTCATGCTTGTAACCCCTGTAAATTTCTTTTGAACCCACATCTTGAACTAATCTATTTTTTATCACGGTCATGTTGGCAAATCCATTGTTTTCAAGAACTTTCATTACATTTTCAAGTTCTACAGGATGCATAGACATTTTTAATCGGCATATACCATGATTTTTGGAGGGTATTAACGCATCCTTCATTTTTGCAACCATATCGTTATCATTTATTCTGGATGGTTCTTCTCTTTTAAATTCGGTTTTCACTTTTGGTAAAGGTTTTGAATTTGTTAGCTCAGAATCATCGTTTACAGACTTTAATAATAATTTAAATCCATCATTTATCCCTATTCCCTCATTTGCAATTGTAGGAACGATTAAAGAATTTGTGAAGTGGTTGTTTAAGTTTTGATTCCCCATATCTTGTTTGTTAGCAAATATCACATGGGGAATTTCCTGGGATATTATCATTTCAACCACATCAAGATCATTTTCCTTAAATCCCTTTGAGCTGTCCAGTACCATGATTATTCCATCCGGACCCTGTCCATCTTGAAACAGTAGAATTTCATCGAATGACTTGTAGTTATCTTCCCCCTTTAACATGAACAAATAATTTTTGTTGTTGTTTAAAACCACACTAGCGTAGGAAGCTACCATGATCCTTGTTTCTCCCCATTCAACGTTGTTAACTACTGTATCCTTCCCAGAATTGGACGGCCCTATTATTAAGATGTTAGTTTTGTACCCCATTTTTACCCCCATTTATTAAGATATCTACAATGTAGGAATAAGGATTCCTCTTTCCTATATAGTTATTGGTTACTGGTAATATAATTAACACGATTCAAAATGAAGTCTAATATCCCAATTTGAATCTCAATACATACCACAGCCCTTGATCTTTCAACACAACTCTTAAACAAAGGTAAAACTTAAAAGTTAATCTATTTATATCTATGGATATAATTTAAAAATCTATTATAAAACTAACAAATTCTGAAAAATTATTTTAAAACGATCCAAATGAAAACAATAAAAGAACTTTACAGAATAGGTCTTGGACCTTCAAGTAGCCACACCATAGCACCGTCCAATGCTGCTAAAATTTTCCGCAGCAAAACCCCTCAAGCTTTTAAATATAATGTTACATCGTATGGGAGTTTGGCAGCAACAGGAAAAGGTCATTTAACTGATCATGCCATAAAAACTATTTTTGATACTGTTAAATGTGACGTGGTTTGGAAAAAGAATGAAGAACTTCCAATGCATCCTAATGGAATGGTTTTTCATGCTTATGATGAAAATAATAATATAATTGATGAATGGACTGTCTACAGTACTGGTGGTGGTGCAATTAATGATTTTCTTCATAAATCTGATTCTAATGATATTTATCCATTTAACAAGATGCAAGATCTTCTTAAAAGATGCGATGACGATGGGAAAGTCATCTGGAACTACGTTGAAGAGTTTGAAGGAAAAGAAATTTGGAACTACATCGATGAATTAATACAAGTTATGAAAGACTCTATTGACCAGGGTGTAAACCAGGAGGGAGTACTTCCAGGGGATCTTAAATTAAGGAGAAAAGCTGCTCAATTTCATGCCAAAGCTAAAAATTCCAGTGGTTTTGTGGAAGAAAATGGTACAATATTTTCATATGCACTTGCAGTTGCAGAAGAAAATGCCAGTGGAAATTTGGTTGTCACAGCGCCCACCTGCGGATCTGCTGGTGTGGTTCCAGCAGTGATATTTTCACTTCAGGAATTAAATGGATTTAACAATACACAGGTACAAAGAGCACTTGCAACTGCAGGGTTGATTGGAAACCTTATAAAAAATAGTGGATCAATATCTGGTGCAGAGGTCGGATGTCAAGGAGAAATTGGAACAGCATGTGCCATGGCTGCTGGAGCTGCAGCTCAACTCATGGGAGGAACTCCTCATCAAATTGAATACGCAGCAGAAATGGGAATGGAACATCATCTAGGTCTGACATGTGATCCTATAATGGGGCTTGTGCAATACCATGTATAGAAAGGAATGCCTTTGCATCTGTAAGGGCTGTGGACTGTGCTTCCTATGCTATTTTATCAGACGGAAGGCACATGGTGTCATTTGATGAAGTAGTTGATACTATGGCCAGGACTGGTAGGGATCTTAAAAAACATTACAGAGAAACTTCAGAAGGTGGTCTGGCAGTTTGTTACAGTAAAAAAATATAAATTCCTTTTTTTAACACCATAAACTTCGAATTTCATCAAATATATGATTTAGCTGATCACTTGGGGTTTGTTTAATGAAAACAGGGTTTAAATCCTGTCCAGTTACTTGATTTGGAAATTCAGTGAACAGTGAATAACCTGGCTCGTAAGCTGCTGAATGGAAGAGTACTGCCCGATTATCAGGATCAGATTTAAGCCAGTTTGCAACGGCAGTTTTATCTTGAACAGTTAAAACTCGAACACCAATAACCTTTGATCCTGTAATTTTTGTCTCATTAATTAGTTTTTCTGCTTCTCCCTTTCCTGCATCAACAACATCTAACTTGAGTGTCATGTTGTAAGCTGATTCTAAACAGTGAAAGTATCTGTTGGGAGTATCGCAGTACTGGTCAGGATAAGTTTTATTCGTGGATTGTACCACAATAGTTTCATTGGTTTGTATGGCTAGGGGTTGGGCACCAATTACTGCGCCACCTGTTAAACACTTTCTTATGGGTTCTCCAGCCATTATTTTTCCAGTTCCATTGTAAGGCATTACAAGTGCTGAAAACCTATCACATGGAGCATAACAATTAATTCCATGATCCGAAAGATATTTTTCTGCCTTAGCTTTACCGGGCAGATCTCCACATGCAACAACCAAATATGCATGGTTATCTATGGCTCCTGGAACAAGAACATTCATTCCATGCGTGTTTACTTCGATCTTTGTGTTGCTATCATTACCATCTATTGAAAACAGAGATCCTGCTTTACTGGGGTCAACTCCAAATTGGAAATTTCCAGCTTCATCTGGCCCGTACCATTCTCCCTTGATTTTTTTTATTGGAACCCCTGTAATTGGAATAACCTTTACATCGGCGTAGTTCATGAGTTCTGCCACCCTGGCACCTTCCATATAGGGTACCAGTTGTTTTGAAGAGTTCGGGCTCTGACCTGGAGGAGTGTTAACATTGACGTTGGAAGCAACATCTTTGATGACACGATCCACTTGTGTAACAACCTTCGCATTTTTGGGAACGTATAAATAAGTTGATCCAAGCACCATAATGGTTGCCTGGGAAGGATTCGTTTCTAAACCTTGAAAATAGTTCTGATTAGTATTATTATTTGAATAAGAACTCTCTAAACCAATTACTAATAAACCTACAAAAATTAAACCCATCATGACTAAGATCGTAAATTTTTTCAATTTGGTATGCTCCTAAAACAAATGATCTTCAAGTTTCATGTAACACTTAAAAGTTTTATTACTTATATAGATTGTTACTTAACATTAAAGTTTTGTTAAAATAGTAGTTTAAAATGACAATGTAAAAAATTTGAAAAACGAATTATTAAGATTCAACTTTAGATCCAATTTTATTAAGAAAAAATAGACATTTATCCATCCAAACACAGCCTTCACAAATTTTTTTAATAGATTCCAAGCTTAATTCTTTATCAATAATTTGTAAAGCGTTTTTAAATGTTATAATTTGATTATTTTCTAAAGAAATGGTTTCAATAACGTTTAGATCCATTGTTTTTATTTTGATGCAATCAACACACACTCCATCAACTAAATTTGGACATATGCCGCATATTTCATCTGCTTCTGTCACTAATTGAATATTCGGAGAAGGATCTGATTTTAAGACTCTAAGTATTTCTTTCATTCCCAGTGCAAAGTTTTTATTGTATCCATAGCCTTGAAATCCCTGTAAACAAAGTAGATGATGAGCTCGAATTTTAATCAAAGCTTTATCAGTACCTTCGAGCATCATCAAACCCTAAAATTTAGATAAATGAGTCCTTTGGAGTTACTGCTTTTGCAAGTGCTGCGGCTCCACCGATTTTTACTAGATCTCCAATCACAAATGGCAATACACCCATTGCAAGTAAGGTCCATACTCCCGGCACTGTGCCGTTGGCAATGTACATGAATACAGCCAGACCTATGACACCAGGCACGTAGATCAAGAGGAAGTTTGCAAATACAAGCAAAGTGAACATTGGCATGAAATTTCTCACTTTGACGTATCTATCAGATAGATATCCCACAACCAAGGCAGCTAAAACAAATCCTACTAAGAATCCTCCTGATGCCCCGAATAGGATTTCAACTCCGCTTGTCATTCCTCCAAACCATGGCACACCGACTAAGCCTATTGCTATGTAAATCAACATACTCAAACCGCCCCAGTACCTTCCAAGTACTATTCCTGCAAACAATACAGCAAAGGTTTGTGCAGTAATAGGTACAGGAGTCCAAGGTAAAGGAATAATTATTTGGGCCATTAAACCAGTTAAACAGGCCATGAAAAATGCCATCACCAATTTATTAGCATTTGAAGTTTCGGATCTCCATTTAAAAAGTGTGTATCTCTTTTCAAAATAATTGTCAATTGTTATCTCCATTAAATTCCTCCTTATATTGATACTTCAACAGTCTAAACCTAAAAAAATTACGAATTAATTTAATTGAACAGATAGTATGATATTTTAGATGGAAAAAATAGCTTTTTAAAGATTAAAGTACTTTTACCCATTCCCTTAATTAATTATGTTAAGATATTATAAATACTTTTTTTAGAACTCTTGGAGACTCCTTGTAAAAATAACATGATTGTTAATTAGATTGTAGATATAGCTTGAAATAGTAGCATGCATGATTTCCAAAAAAAAGTTGACAAGGGTACCATGTTAAATAAAAGTTATCTGCATCAAATCATGAGGATATGGTTTAAAAAATGTTTGTTCAGCCAAATAATCATTTTCAAATCTAATGATCCAAAGTTCAAGCATTTTTAAGCAAACCAAAAGAGGTATACGCCCATTTTTGTAATCATTTAACGTATTTAAAAATAATGTTTTTTCATCGTGTTTGATCCCCTTTGAGAAGTATCCCATGGCATGCATCATAACATTAACATTTAATGAAGGGTTTGAATCTTCTGCAAGGGACCTAAATAAAAGTCCTTGGTACTCCTCCTTAATATTATCAATCGCTTTTTTATCGTTATTTGCCAAGATTTGCCCCATTAACTTAAGGTAATATGGACTGCGAGACATTAAAAAAAGTTTATTTTTTGTAT is part of the Methanobacterium lacus genome and encodes:
- a CDS encoding P-II family nitrogen regulator, giving the protein MGYKTNILIIGPSNSGKDTVVNNVEWGETRIMVASYASVVLNNNKNYLFMLKGEDNYKSFDEILLFQDGQGPDGIIMVLDSSKGFKENDLDVVEMIISQEIPHVIFANKQDMGNQNLNNHFTNSLIVPTIANEGIGINDGFKLLLKSVNDDSELTNSKPLPKVKTEFKREEPSRINDNDMVAKMKDALIPSKNHGICRLKMSMHPVELENVMKVLENNGFANMTVIKNRLVQDVGSKEIYRGYKHEARMKMRTELIMTIRSDEVSYVVDAIKSIKTDDIDDYISIKPVEDVLRVRTLERGVNALD
- a CDS encoding DUF1284 domain-containing protein, which encodes MMLEGTDKALIKIRAHHLLCLQGFQGYGYNKNFALGMKEILRVLKSDPSPNIQLVTEADEICGICPNLVDGVCVDCIKIKTMDLNVIETISLENNQIITFKNALQIIDKELSLESIKKICEGCVWMDKCLFFLNKIGSKVES
- a CDS encoding biotin transporter BioY, giving the protein MEITIDNYFEKRYTLFKWRSETSNANKLVMAFFMACLTGLMAQIIIPLPWTPVPITAQTFAVLFAGIVLGRYWGGLSMLIYIAIGLVGVPWFGGMTSGVEILFGASGGFLVGFVLAALVVGYLSDRYVKVRNFMPMFTLLVFANFLLIYVPGVIGLAVFMYIANGTVPGVWTLLAMGVLPFVIGDLVKIGGAAALAKAVTPKDSFI